From Coffea arabica cultivar ET-39 chromosome 10e, Coffea Arabica ET-39 HiFi, whole genome shotgun sequence, one genomic window encodes:
- the LOC113711638 gene encoding exonuclease DPD1, chloroplastic/mitochondrial-like — MRKVAMCFSLLQFPRYRIHALANSWWETFPILNRRAGITSSFKVLGSGNYGPQGRQYRRYSRQIITMKTEGRKKDSLSSKGNIKDEILEEALSTNLNTHKSSVADVERTQVLDIRQMIAENKELAKLVSFIVFDIETTGFSRTEDRIIEIALQDLAGGKNSTFQTLVNPKCYVPNSHIHGISTHMVNKPDVPRMEELIPILLQYIKSRQKPGGFVVLIAHNARNFDVPFLAEEFSRCSYKIPPDWLFVDSLPLAREAMKSKGFKGALKLSLQALGETFKIPLKGSAHRALADVQMLSLIFQKITFELKLSGSSIIEKYSFSDLELRNSKKKKSSS; from the exons ATGAGAAAAGTTGCAATGTGCTTCTCACTGTTACAATTTCCAAGATACAGGATTCATGCTTTGGCTAATTCTTGGTGGGAAACTTTTCCCATCCTTAATAGAAGGGCGGGAATCACTTCTAGCTTCAAGGTTCTTGGTTCTGGTAATTATGGGCCTCAGGGAAGACAGTATAGGAGGTATAGCAGACAGATAATAACCATGAAAacagaaggaagaaaaaaggatAGTTTAAGTAGCAAAGGAAACATAAAAGATGAGATATTGGAGGAAGCTTTAAGCACTAATTTGAATACCCATAAATCTAGTGTGGCTGACGTAGAGAGGACCCAAGTTCTCGATATTCGACAAATGATTGCTGAAAACAAAGAACTGGCCAAACTTGTATCGTTTATTGTTTTTGATATTGAGACTACTGGGTTTAGCAGAACGGAGGACCGGATTATTGAGATAGCTCTCCAGGATCTTGCAGGAGGTAAAAACAGCACCTTCCAGACTCTAGTGAATCCCAAATGCTATGTTCCAAACTCGCATATACATGGTATTTCAACCCATATGGTTAATAAACCTGATGTTCCAAG GATGGAGGAGCTGATTCCCATTTTACTGCAGTACATTAAAAGCCGCCAGAAACCTGGTGGTTTTGTGGTTTTAATAGCTCATAATGCTCGTAATTTTGACGTTCCCTTCCTTGCTGAAGAGTTTAGTAGGTGCTCTTACAAGATTCCGCCAGATTGGCTCTTTGTTGACTCCCTTCCCCTAGCGAGGGAAGCTATGAAGTCCAAAG GATTTAAAGGAGCTTTAAAGCTATCATTGCAAGCCCTTGGGGAGACTTTCAAAATCCCTTTAAAGGGCTCTGCTCATAGAGCTCTTGCAGATGTTCAAATGCTGTCCCTGATTTTCCAAAAGATCAcctttgaattgaaattgtcgGGTTCTAGCATTATTGAGAAATATTCCTTTAGTGACTTAGAATTGAGAAactcaaaaaagaagaaaagttctAGCTAG
- the LOC113712433 gene encoding PH, RCC1 and FYVE domains-containing protein 1-like isoform X2, whose protein sequence is MADLVSYGNADRDIEQALIALKKGAQLLKYGRKGKPKFCPFRLSAAVFQRYLRPEKDYLSFSLIYNNGKRSLDLICKDKVEAEVWIGGLRALISSGQGGRSKIDGWSDGSLYFDENRDLISNSPSDSSASATQEISSSDFSVSSHTVPSPKRYQPDSSVHFEQAHVALDQMNMQVKGSGSDAFRVSVSSAPSTSSHGSAPDDCDAVGDVYIWGEVICDNVVKIGPEKNASSVTTRADVLLPRPLESNVVLDVHHIACGVRHAALVTRQGEVFTWGEESGGRLGHGVGKDVIQPQLVESLSFCSVDFVSCGEFHSCAVTLAGEVYTWGDGTHNAGLLGHGSDVSHWIPKRISGPLEGLQVAMVTCGPWHTALITSTGQLFTFGDGTFGVLGHGDRENVTFPREVESLSGLRTIAVACGVWHTAAVVEVIATQSSASVSSGKLFTWGDGDKNRLGHGDKEPRLKPTCVPALIDFNFHKIACGHSLTVGLTTSGHVFTMGSTVYGQLGNPQSDGKLPCSVEDKLGEAVEEIACGAYHVAALTSKNEVYTWGKGANGRLGHGDVEDRKTPTLVEALKDRNVRYIACGSNYTAAICIHRLVSGAEQSQCAACRQAFGFTRKRHNCYNCGLVHCHACSSRKSLRAALASNPSKPYRVCDSCFAKLSKVVETSGNNRRNAVPRLSGENKDKLDKSELRLAKSALPSNIDLIKQLDSKAAKQGKKADTFLVGRSSQAPSLLQLKDVVLATAVDLRRTVPKPVLAPSSVSSRSVSPFSRKPSPPRSATPVPTTSGLSFSKSIADSLKKTNELLNQEVHQLRAQVESLRHQCEVKEVELQKSTKKVQETMALAAEEAAKCRAAKEVIKSLTAQLKDMAERLPPGVYDTENIRLPYLPNGLEPNGIQYPNSNGEHHSRSDSNSSYLASQISGDSTINGVQGISELPRDSCGSNETNQSNQAQGLLTPYGRDRLSDLRVPNGNQDCQARNSGASEAGNKGGPFQDGENGSKSRITVVPGNVNQVEAEWIEQYEPGVYITLVALRDGTRDLKRVRFSRRRFGEHQAETWWSENREKVYERYNVRGSDKASVSGQTARRSEGNVSPSSQI, encoded by the exons ATGGCAGATCTTGTTAGCTACGGGAATGCAGACCGTGATATTGAGCAG GCATTGATTGCTCTGAAGAAGGGTGCTCAACTACTTAAATATGGTCGTAAAGGGAAGCCTAAGTTTTGTCCGTTTAGACTTTCTGCT GCTGTTTTCCAGCGTTATCTTCGTCCTGAAAAGGATTACTTGTCCTTTTCTCTTATATATAACAACGGGAAAAGATCCCTTGACCTG ATTTGCAAAGACAAAGTTGAGGCTGAGGTGTGGATTGGTGGCCTAAGAGCACTGATATCTAGCGGGCAAGGTGGTCGGTCAAAAATTGATGGATGGAGTGACGGAAGCCTCTATTTTGAT GAGAACAGAGACCTGATATCAAATAGCCCAAGTGACAGTTCTGCTAGTGCTACGCAAGAAATTAGCTCTTCAGATTTTTCTGTCAGTTCTCACACAGTTCCTTCTCCAAAAAGATATCAGCCTGATAGTTCAGTGCATTTTGAGCAAGCACATGTAGCTTTGGATCAAATGAATATGCAAGTTAAAGGATCTGGTTCAGATGCTTTTCGGGTTAGTGTTTCTAGTGCCCCTAGCACCTCAAGTCATGGTTCTGCACCAGATGATTGTGATGCAGTGGGGGATGTATATATTTGGGGTGAGGTAATATGTGATAATGTTGTCAAGATTGGGCCTGAAAAAAATGCTAGTTCTGTGACGACTAGAGCTGATGTGCTTCTTCCTCGGCCATTGGAGTCAAATGTAGTTTTAGATGTGCATCATATTGCCTGTGGGGTCAGACATGCTGCTTTAGTCACCAGGCAGGGAGAAGTTTTTACATGGGGTGAAGAATCCGGTGGACGCCTTGGCCACGGAGTTGGAAAAGATGTTATCCAACCTCAGTTAGTTGAATCTTTGTCTTTTTGCAGTGTTGATTTTGTTTCTTGTGGTGAGTTTCACTCATGTGCTGTGACATTGGCTGGAGAGGTTTACACATGGGGAGATGGCACGCATAATGCTGGGCTTCTTGGTCATGGATCTGATGTCAGTCACTGGATACCTAAGAGAATTTCTGGTCCTCTGGAGGGACTTCAGGTTGCAATGGTAACTTGTGGTCCATGGCATACTGCCCTGATTACATCGACCGGACAGCTCTTTACTTTTGGTGATGGAACTTTTGGGGTTTTAGGCCATGGGGATAGGGAAAATGTTACATTTCCTAGAGAAGTTGAGTCTCTGTCAGGATTGAGGACTATTGCTGTTGCATGTGGAGTGTGGCATACTGCGGCTGTGGTAGAGGTCATTGCAACACAATCCAGTGCTAGTGTCTCATCTGGAAAATTGTTTACTTGGGGTGATGGAGATAAAAATCGCCTCGGACATGGTGATAAAGAACCTCGACTAAAGCCAACTTGCGTGCCTGCACTTATAGACTTTAATTTTCACAAAATTGCTTGTGGGCATAGTTTAACTGTTGGCTTGACTACATCAGGACATGTTTTCACCATGGGAAGTACTGTGTATGGTCAGCTTGGGAATCCTCAGTCTGATGGGAAGCTACCCTGCTCAGTAGAAGATAAGCTTGGGGAAGCTGTTGAAGAAATTGCTTGTGGTGCCTATCATGTAGCAGCACTTACATCAAAAAATGAGGTTTATACCTGGGGTAAAGGAGCTAATGGGAGGTTAGGCCATGGGGATGTAGAAGACCGGAAAACACCAACCCTTGTTGAAGCTTTAAAGGATAGAAACGTTAGGTATATTGCCTGTGGTTCAAACTACACGGCTGCTATATGTATTCACAGGTTGGTGTCTGGTGCTGAACAGTCCCAGTGTGCAGCTTGTAGGCAGGCTTTTGGTTTTACAAGGAAAAGACATAACTGCTATAATTGTGGGCTTGTGCATTGCCATGCTTGTAGTTCTCGAAAATCGCTGAGGGCTGCTTTGGCCTCAAATCCGAGTAAACCATATCGTGTCTGTGATTCCTGCTTTGCCAAGTTGAGTAAGGTGGTGGAGACTAGTGGTAACAACCGGAGGAATGCTGTTCCCCGACTTTCTGGTGAAAACAAGGACAAATTGGATAAGTCTGAATTGCGCTTGGCAAAGTCAGCACTCCCATCAAATATTGACTTAATTAAGCAATTGGATAGCAAAGCAGcaaaacaaggaaagaaagcAGATACTTTTCTTGTGGGCCGGTCATCTCAAGCACCTTCTTTGCTACAGTTAAAAGATGTTGTTTTGGCTACAGCTGTTGACCTGCGCCGAACTGTTCCAAAGCCGGTGCTTGCACCATCTAGTGTCAGTTCTAGATCTGTGTCCCCTTTCTCTAGAAAACCTAGTCCGCCGCGATCTGCAACACCAGTTCCAACAACATCAGGGCTTTCTTTCTCCAAGAGCATTGCTGATAGTTTGAAGAAAACTAATGAACTTCTTAATCAAGAAGTACATCAGTTGCGTGCACAG GTTGAGAGTCTAAGACATCAATGTGAAGTTAAAGAAGTGGAGCTCCAGAAATCAACAAAAAAAGTTCAGGAAACCATGGCACTGGCTGCAGAAGAAGCTGCTAAATGTAGAGCTGCGAAGGAAGTGATCAAGTCACTAACAGCACAG CTCAAGGATATGGCTGAAAGATTGCCACCAGGTGTTTATGATACTGAAAACATCAGGCTACCTTACCTACCTAATGGTTTGGAGCCAAATGGCATACAATATCCAAATTCAAATGGAGAACATCATTCCAGATCCGATTCTAACAGCTCTTATCTGGCCTCTCAAATCAGTGGTGACTCCACAATTAATGGCGTGCAAGGTATTAGTGAATTGCCCAGGGATTCATGTGGAAGCAACGAAACCAATCAAAGCAATCAAGCTCAGGGACTTTTAACCCCATATGGGAGGGATCGTCTCTCGGATCTTAGAGTTCCTAACGGGAATCAAGATTGTCAGGCACGCAACAGTGGTGCTTCTGAAGCTGGAAATAAAGGTGGGCCTTTCCAAGATGGAGAAAATGGCTCAAAGTCTAGAATTACTGTAGTTCCTGGTAATGTCAATCAAGTTGAGGCTGAGTGGATTGAGCAATATGAGCCTGGTGTGTATATAACACTGGTAGCCCTTCGAGATGGTACCAGAGACCTGAAACGAGTGCGCTTCAG TCGAAGGAGATTCGGAGAACATCAAGCAGAGACTTGGTGGTCAGAGAACCGTGAAAAAGTTTATGAGAGGTATAACGTGCGCGGATCCGACAAGGCATCAGTTTCTGGGCAGACTGCCCGCAGGTCAGAAGGAAATGTCTCACCATCTTCACAAATTTAG
- the LOC113712433 gene encoding PH, RCC1 and FYVE domains-containing protein 1-like isoform X1 — MADLVSYGNADRDIEQALIALKKGAQLLKYGRKGKPKFCPFRLSADESSLIWISSHGERILKLASVSRIIPGQRTAVFQRYLRPEKDYLSFSLIYNNGKRSLDLICKDKVEAEVWIGGLRALISSGQGGRSKIDGWSDGSLYFDENRDLISNSPSDSSASATQEISSSDFSVSSHTVPSPKRYQPDSSVHFEQAHVALDQMNMQVKGSGSDAFRVSVSSAPSTSSHGSAPDDCDAVGDVYIWGEVICDNVVKIGPEKNASSVTTRADVLLPRPLESNVVLDVHHIACGVRHAALVTRQGEVFTWGEESGGRLGHGVGKDVIQPQLVESLSFCSVDFVSCGEFHSCAVTLAGEVYTWGDGTHNAGLLGHGSDVSHWIPKRISGPLEGLQVAMVTCGPWHTALITSTGQLFTFGDGTFGVLGHGDRENVTFPREVESLSGLRTIAVACGVWHTAAVVEVIATQSSASVSSGKLFTWGDGDKNRLGHGDKEPRLKPTCVPALIDFNFHKIACGHSLTVGLTTSGHVFTMGSTVYGQLGNPQSDGKLPCSVEDKLGEAVEEIACGAYHVAALTSKNEVYTWGKGANGRLGHGDVEDRKTPTLVEALKDRNVRYIACGSNYTAAICIHRLVSGAEQSQCAACRQAFGFTRKRHNCYNCGLVHCHACSSRKSLRAALASNPSKPYRVCDSCFAKLSKVVETSGNNRRNAVPRLSGENKDKLDKSELRLAKSALPSNIDLIKQLDSKAAKQGKKADTFLVGRSSQAPSLLQLKDVVLATAVDLRRTVPKPVLAPSSVSSRSVSPFSRKPSPPRSATPVPTTSGLSFSKSIADSLKKTNELLNQEVHQLRAQVESLRHQCEVKEVELQKSTKKVQETMALAAEEAAKCRAAKEVIKSLTAQLKDMAERLPPGVYDTENIRLPYLPNGLEPNGIQYPNSNGEHHSRSDSNSSYLASQISGDSTINGVQGISELPRDSCGSNETNQSNQAQGLLTPYGRDRLSDLRVPNGNQDCQARNSGASEAGNKGGPFQDGENGSKSRITVVPGNVNQVEAEWIEQYEPGVYITLVALRDGTRDLKRVRFSRRRFGEHQAETWWSENREKVYERYNVRGSDKASVSGQTARRSEGNVSPSSQI; from the exons ATGGCAGATCTTGTTAGCTACGGGAATGCAGACCGTGATATTGAGCAG GCATTGATTGCTCTGAAGAAGGGTGCTCAACTACTTAAATATGGTCGTAAAGGGAAGCCTAAGTTTTGTCCGTTTAGACTTTCTGCT GATGAATCTTCTTTAATCTGGATTTCTAGCCACGGCGAAAGAATTTTAAAGTTAGCTTCAGTTTCACGAATTATTCCTGGACAAAGAACT GCTGTTTTCCAGCGTTATCTTCGTCCTGAAAAGGATTACTTGTCCTTTTCTCTTATATATAACAACGGGAAAAGATCCCTTGACCTG ATTTGCAAAGACAAAGTTGAGGCTGAGGTGTGGATTGGTGGCCTAAGAGCACTGATATCTAGCGGGCAAGGTGGTCGGTCAAAAATTGATGGATGGAGTGACGGAAGCCTCTATTTTGAT GAGAACAGAGACCTGATATCAAATAGCCCAAGTGACAGTTCTGCTAGTGCTACGCAAGAAATTAGCTCTTCAGATTTTTCTGTCAGTTCTCACACAGTTCCTTCTCCAAAAAGATATCAGCCTGATAGTTCAGTGCATTTTGAGCAAGCACATGTAGCTTTGGATCAAATGAATATGCAAGTTAAAGGATCTGGTTCAGATGCTTTTCGGGTTAGTGTTTCTAGTGCCCCTAGCACCTCAAGTCATGGTTCTGCACCAGATGATTGTGATGCAGTGGGGGATGTATATATTTGGGGTGAGGTAATATGTGATAATGTTGTCAAGATTGGGCCTGAAAAAAATGCTAGTTCTGTGACGACTAGAGCTGATGTGCTTCTTCCTCGGCCATTGGAGTCAAATGTAGTTTTAGATGTGCATCATATTGCCTGTGGGGTCAGACATGCTGCTTTAGTCACCAGGCAGGGAGAAGTTTTTACATGGGGTGAAGAATCCGGTGGACGCCTTGGCCACGGAGTTGGAAAAGATGTTATCCAACCTCAGTTAGTTGAATCTTTGTCTTTTTGCAGTGTTGATTTTGTTTCTTGTGGTGAGTTTCACTCATGTGCTGTGACATTGGCTGGAGAGGTTTACACATGGGGAGATGGCACGCATAATGCTGGGCTTCTTGGTCATGGATCTGATGTCAGTCACTGGATACCTAAGAGAATTTCTGGTCCTCTGGAGGGACTTCAGGTTGCAATGGTAACTTGTGGTCCATGGCATACTGCCCTGATTACATCGACCGGACAGCTCTTTACTTTTGGTGATGGAACTTTTGGGGTTTTAGGCCATGGGGATAGGGAAAATGTTACATTTCCTAGAGAAGTTGAGTCTCTGTCAGGATTGAGGACTATTGCTGTTGCATGTGGAGTGTGGCATACTGCGGCTGTGGTAGAGGTCATTGCAACACAATCCAGTGCTAGTGTCTCATCTGGAAAATTGTTTACTTGGGGTGATGGAGATAAAAATCGCCTCGGACATGGTGATAAAGAACCTCGACTAAAGCCAACTTGCGTGCCTGCACTTATAGACTTTAATTTTCACAAAATTGCTTGTGGGCATAGTTTAACTGTTGGCTTGACTACATCAGGACATGTTTTCACCATGGGAAGTACTGTGTATGGTCAGCTTGGGAATCCTCAGTCTGATGGGAAGCTACCCTGCTCAGTAGAAGATAAGCTTGGGGAAGCTGTTGAAGAAATTGCTTGTGGTGCCTATCATGTAGCAGCACTTACATCAAAAAATGAGGTTTATACCTGGGGTAAAGGAGCTAATGGGAGGTTAGGCCATGGGGATGTAGAAGACCGGAAAACACCAACCCTTGTTGAAGCTTTAAAGGATAGAAACGTTAGGTATATTGCCTGTGGTTCAAACTACACGGCTGCTATATGTATTCACAGGTTGGTGTCTGGTGCTGAACAGTCCCAGTGTGCAGCTTGTAGGCAGGCTTTTGGTTTTACAAGGAAAAGACATAACTGCTATAATTGTGGGCTTGTGCATTGCCATGCTTGTAGTTCTCGAAAATCGCTGAGGGCTGCTTTGGCCTCAAATCCGAGTAAACCATATCGTGTCTGTGATTCCTGCTTTGCCAAGTTGAGTAAGGTGGTGGAGACTAGTGGTAACAACCGGAGGAATGCTGTTCCCCGACTTTCTGGTGAAAACAAGGACAAATTGGATAAGTCTGAATTGCGCTTGGCAAAGTCAGCACTCCCATCAAATATTGACTTAATTAAGCAATTGGATAGCAAAGCAGcaaaacaaggaaagaaagcAGATACTTTTCTTGTGGGCCGGTCATCTCAAGCACCTTCTTTGCTACAGTTAAAAGATGTTGTTTTGGCTACAGCTGTTGACCTGCGCCGAACTGTTCCAAAGCCGGTGCTTGCACCATCTAGTGTCAGTTCTAGATCTGTGTCCCCTTTCTCTAGAAAACCTAGTCCGCCGCGATCTGCAACACCAGTTCCAACAACATCAGGGCTTTCTTTCTCCAAGAGCATTGCTGATAGTTTGAAGAAAACTAATGAACTTCTTAATCAAGAAGTACATCAGTTGCGTGCACAG GTTGAGAGTCTAAGACATCAATGTGAAGTTAAAGAAGTGGAGCTCCAGAAATCAACAAAAAAAGTTCAGGAAACCATGGCACTGGCTGCAGAAGAAGCTGCTAAATGTAGAGCTGCGAAGGAAGTGATCAAGTCACTAACAGCACAG CTCAAGGATATGGCTGAAAGATTGCCACCAGGTGTTTATGATACTGAAAACATCAGGCTACCTTACCTACCTAATGGTTTGGAGCCAAATGGCATACAATATCCAAATTCAAATGGAGAACATCATTCCAGATCCGATTCTAACAGCTCTTATCTGGCCTCTCAAATCAGTGGTGACTCCACAATTAATGGCGTGCAAGGTATTAGTGAATTGCCCAGGGATTCATGTGGAAGCAACGAAACCAATCAAAGCAATCAAGCTCAGGGACTTTTAACCCCATATGGGAGGGATCGTCTCTCGGATCTTAGAGTTCCTAACGGGAATCAAGATTGTCAGGCACGCAACAGTGGTGCTTCTGAAGCTGGAAATAAAGGTGGGCCTTTCCAAGATGGAGAAAATGGCTCAAAGTCTAGAATTACTGTAGTTCCTGGTAATGTCAATCAAGTTGAGGCTGAGTGGATTGAGCAATATGAGCCTGGTGTGTATATAACACTGGTAGCCCTTCGAGATGGTACCAGAGACCTGAAACGAGTGCGCTTCAG TCGAAGGAGATTCGGAGAACATCAAGCAGAGACTTGGTGGTCAGAGAACCGTGAAAAAGTTTATGAGAGGTATAACGTGCGCGGATCCGACAAGGCATCAGTTTCTGGGCAGACTGCCCGCAGGTCAGAAGGAAATGTCTCACCATCTTCACAAATTTAG